The proteins below are encoded in one region of Anoplopoma fimbria isolate UVic2021 breed Golden Eagle Sablefish chromosome 19, Afim_UVic_2022, whole genome shotgun sequence:
- the snx1a gene encoding sorting nexin-1a yields MATSSERSPPPFPDSEDQDEDVGGRGDDDVDDGGNDDDELFSATEPPLTKMDTTLPPASQPIDVLMDSPTDIMDDPLIEPVISHTENKPPSEVVSEPSDDFVDLTNNITDSPEDAAESAFADAAIDTTEIPLDEPSDEFVDIFGGETEAPKEEVVVADVTVEAAMDKSDVTDPPVDRETGSDDEQEAKEASSDSIIDLTDDLPASVPQQPPPASETFVDPLVDFLSEAPPAADAKIPSRATVDLFEDEGSNLFTEQRQTKSAKQLQKSLFGEPDEDLFGEPLGATSKKPVSKEPKGKPVTTKASSDVSDTGGPLQDRNPAEPSDIFSEEAVTTLPSIKKTSIANSKANGVHSEEETDIFAEATVELSLDSPRDERRKDVTAKPSGSASASAPSLSAAASLVKPQSAALEELDEEEEEEEEQEDKFEILISVKDPEKIGDGMNAYMAYKVTTQTQLPMFRNKTFTVRRRFSDFLGLYEKLSEKHGPNGFIVPPPPEKSILGMTKVKVGKEDSSSADFVERRRAALERYLQRVVHHPSLLQDPDVREFLEREELPRAVGTQALSGAGFLKMINKATDAVSKMTIKMNESDVWFEEKLQEVESADQQFRKLHALVESLVVHRKELSLNTAGFAKSTAMLGSAEDNTALSRALSQLAEVEDKMEQLHQEQATNDTFSFAELIADYIRLLGAVRGSFDHRMKAWQRWQDATAVLQKKRETEAKLLWANKPDKLQLAKEEIAEWEAKVTQYERDFDKVSATVRKEVVRFDKEKARNFKREIINYLECLLQSQQQLIKYWEAFLPEAKAIA; encoded by the exons ACCGAACCTCCGCTGACCAAAATGGACACCACACTGCCACCTGCCAGTCAACCCATTGACGTTTTAATGGACTCTCCCACTGACATCATGGATGATCCCTTAATCGAGCCTGTCATTAgccacacagaaaacaaaccacCAAGCGAAGTCGTCAGCGAACCCTCAGATGATTTTGTCGACCTTACAAACAACATAACCGACTCTCCCGAAGACGCAGCTGAAAGTGCCTTCGCTGATGCTGCCATAGACACAACTGAAATCCCTTTAGATGAACCCTCAGATGAATTTGTTGACATATTTGGAGGTGAAACTGAAGCTCCGAAAGAGGAAGTCGTGGTAGCAGATGTTACTGTTGAAGCAGCAATGGATAAAAGTGATGTGACCGATCCACCTGTCGAcagggaaacaggaagtgatgatgaACAGGAAGCAAAAGAAGCATCCTCTGATTCAATCATCGACCTCACTGATGATTTGCCAGCCAGTGTCCCACAACAGCCACCACCTGCCAGTGAAACATTCGTCGACCCTCTGGTTGACTTCCTGAGTGAAGCCCCACCTGCTGCTGATGCCAAAATACCCAGCCGGGCCACGGTCGATCTGTTCGAAGATGAGGGAAGCAACTTGTTCACAGAACAACGGCAGACTAAATCTGCCAAGCAGCTACAGAAAAGCCTCTTCGGTGAACCTGACGAGGATCTGTTCGGTGAGCCGCTGGGCGCCACTTCAAAGAAACCCGTCAGCAAAGAGCCGAAGGGCAAACCTGTCACAACCAAAGCTTCTAGTGACGTGAGCGACACGGGTGGTCCTCTGCAAGACCGTAATCCTGCAGAACCTTCCGATATCTTCTCTGAGGAAGCCGTCACCACATTGCCCAGCATAAAAAAGACCAGCATTGCCAACTCCAAGGCTAATGGAGTCCACTCTGAAGAGGAGACAGATATATTTGCTG AAGCCACAGTGGAGCTTTCTCTCGACAGTCCGCGGGACGAGAGAAGGAAAGATGTGACGGCCAAACCGTCTGGGTCTGCGTCTGCGTCCGCCCCCTCGCTGTCAGCAGCTGCCAGCCTGGTGAAGCCACAGTCTGCTGCCCTGGAGGAG ttggatgaagaggaagaagaagaagaagagcaggaagACAAATTTGAGATCTTGATCTCTGTCAAAGACCCTGAAAAAATAG GGGATGGGATGAACGCCTACATGGCATACAAAGTAACCACACAG ACCCAACTGCCCATGTTCCGCAACAAGACATTTACAGTGAGGCGACGCTTCAGCGACTTCCTCGGCCTCTACGAGAAGCTGTCTGAAAAGCATGGACCAAATGGATTTATCGTGCCTCCACCGCCAGAGAAGAGCATTCTGG GTATGACGAAGGTGAAGGTGGGAAAGGAAGATTCCTCATCTGCAGACTTTGTTGAGAGAAGAAGAGCCGCTTTGGAGAG ATATCTCCAGAGGGTCGTTCATCACCCATCACTCCTCCAAGATCCGGATGTCCGCGAGTtcctggagagagaggaa TTGCCCAGAGCAGTTGGCACCCAGGCTCTGAGCGGCGCCGGCTTCCTGAAGATGATCAACAAAGCAACAGATGCTGTCAGTAAAATGACCATCAAGATGAATGAGTCAGACGTG TGGTTTGAAGAGAAGCTGCAGGAGGTGGAGTCAGCAGACCAGCAGTTCAGGAAGCTCCACGCGCTGGTCGAATCTCTGGTCGTTCACAGGAAAG AACTTTCGTTAAACACAGCCGGTTTTGCCAAAAGCACGGCCATGCTGGGCAGCGCAGAGGACAACACCGCTCTGTCCCGAGCTCTCTCTCAGCTGGCAGAGGTGGAGGACAAGATGGAGCAGTTACACCAGGAACAGGCTACGAACGACACTTTCAGCTTTGCCGAACTCATCGCAGATTACATCCGCCTGCTTGGAGCCGTGAGG GGGTCGTTTGATCACCGGATGAAGGCGTGGCAGCGCTGGCAGGATGCTACGGCCGtgctgcagaagaagagggagacTGAGGCCAAACTGCTTTGGGCCAACAAACCCGACAAGCTGCAGCTGGCCAAAGAGGAGATCGCCGAG TGGGAGGCCAAGGTGACGCAGTATGAGAGAGACTTTGACAAGGTTTCTGCTACTGTCCGCAAGGAAGTCGTCCGCTTTGAC aaagaaaaggcCAGGAACTTCAAAAGAGAGATCATTAACTACTTGGAGTGTCTGCTTCAGTCTCAGCAACAG